In one window of Gouania willdenowi chromosome 8, fGouWil2.1, whole genome shotgun sequence DNA:
- the cntnap1 gene encoding contactin-associated protein 1 isoform X1, with protein MTCKILRICLLFLGFQQCASQECVDPLVSSLYASSFLASSRYNFLYSANFAKLYGSSGWSPSPRDRQPWLQVDLGRKYRLMAIATQGTFNSYDWVSKYMLLYGDRPDSWTPYIMKGGNSTMPGNWNYYQVKRNVFHYSFTAKHIRLLPLAWNTENGGKVGVRLELFGCPYDSYVLQYNGDDSVVYMYPEKRSRTLQDYITINFKTLEQDGLLLHSEGIQGDIFTLELKKGRLHLHISLGSSVLQKINGRTTLTAGSLLDNLHWHYVKIIRDGRQVNFTVDSQTVTAVCNGEFTHLDLDKQIYVGGVIEQNLPHLPLTPNFQGCLENVFINGINVIDKTKREETDIRIPRKKKMHFACRDILLKPMTFAGPNNFLQVPGFFRRPRMFVKFKFRSWDYTGLLMFTRFADDLGALELGLSEGQINVTIFQPGKKKIQFGAGYRLNDGYWHTVDLAARDNLLTLTIDEEEASPLKITNPFTIRTGDRYFFGGCPKTNNTIRKCETKLNRFHGCMQHIFIDNEQLDIDIVLQRQWGRYAELLLGTCGITDRCTPNPCEHEGRCIQSWDDFICLCENTGYKGEVCHMSVYKESCEAYRLSGKYWSGNYTIDPDLSGPLKPFEVYCKMKSYKAWTVIMHDRVEGIKVTGSTIYQPYIADVNYWNASWDEVTALANTSMYCEQWIDYSCYKSRLLNTPNGRPFGYWIGRNNESHYYWGGTFREVQKCGCAINQTCIDPKFQCNCDADYRQWYSDKGYLDFRDHLPVRRVVVGDTNRTGSEAQVTVGPLRCHGDRNIWNTIAFVKPTYITFPTLRPGNTIDISFHFKTYREHCVFLENSDEHLKNFIRVELNTTHNLVFVFLVGDGILNVTLHSPVQLNDNEWHFVQAELNVKVARIKVDYQPWAVTRFPGQTFITMNFTHPLLVGASNRTLRPFLGCLRGLRINGVPLDLEGKVNEEQGVRRNCTGECLNASIPCRNSGQCIEGYASYTCDCNNTAFDGFYCHKDIGAYFEVGSWMRYNIRKKPISDEAAWANWIDPHYDNFSLGYNDTADDIEFSFSTVHKPAVLLYISSFVQDYIAIILKYDGSVDLRYKLGLITHKYQLTPRNLADGYPHYVNITRHNRTIKTQVDYMEPIVEKITLVEDARFDSPKSMFLGRVMEVGDIDYEIQKHNAPGFIGCISGVRYNVYAPLKAMFRPNETNPPVMTQGYVSESNCGAFPPVLGYVPWEADPWFTTIEYIYIHDDLGLFWITVIVLLALLLLCGGLYSIYVYAYQQKGSYNTNEPKNLESPSSSRPLTETLRREIKKLPEIEEEFRAK; from the exons ACTATGCCTGGTAACTGGAATTATTATCAGGTGAAGAGGAATGTCTTTCATTATTCCTTTACTGCCAAACACATCCGCCTGCTGCCACTGGCCTGGAACACAGAGAACGGAGGGAAGGTTGGTGTGAGGCTGGAGCTCTTCGGCTGTCCTTATG ATTCCTACGTGCTGCAGTATAATGGAGATGACTCAGTTGTCTACATGTATCCTGAGAAAAGGTCACGCACTCTGCAGGATTACATCACTATAAACTTCAAGACGTTGGAGCAGGATGGCTTGCTGCTACACAGTGAGGGGATTCAGGGCGATATCTTCACCCTGGAGCTGAAGAAAGGACGTCTTCATCTGCACATCAGCCTTG GGAGCAGCGTTTTACAAAAGATCAATGGTCGAACTACCCTGACAGCTGGGAGCCTTCTGGATAATCTCCATTGGCACTACGTTAAGATCATCCGTGATGGCCGACAGGTGAACTTCACAGTGGACAGTCAGACAGTGACGGCTGTCTGTAACGGAGAATTCACACACCTGGATCTGGATAAGCAG ATATACGTCGGAGGAGTAATAGAGCAAAACCTGCCACACCTGCCATTGACGCCAAATTTTCAAGGCTGCCTGGAAAATGTCTTCATTAATGGCATCAACGTGATTGACAAGACCAAGAGAGAGGAAACTGACATTCGCATACCACGAAAG AAAAAGATGCACTTCGCCTGCCGTGACATTCTTCTCAAACCAATGACTTTCGCTGGGCCCAACAACTTCCTTCAGGTGCCGGGCTTCTTCAGGAGACCACGCATGTTTGTCAAGTTTAAATTTCGCTCATGGGACTACACAGGCCTGCTGATGTTCACGCGCTTTGCTGATGACCTTGGAGCCCTTGAGCTTGGTTTGAGTGAAGGACAGATCAATGTCACAATATTCCAACCTGGCAAGAAGAAGATTCAGTTTGGTGCAG GCTACCGGCTGAATGATGGTTACTGGCATACAGTTGATTTAGCTGCGAGGGACAATCTGCTGACTCTCACCATTGATGAGGAGGAAGCCTCTCCACTAAAGATCACCAACCCCTTCACTATCCGAACTGGAGACCGCTACTTTTTTGGAG GttgtccaaaaacaaacaacacaattaGGAAATGTGAAACAAAGCTGAATCGTTTCCATGGCTGCATGCAGCATATCTTTATAGACAACGAACAGCTTGACATTGACATTGTTCTACAGAGACAGTGGGGGCGATATGCTGAGTTGCTATTAGGCACTTGTGGGATCACTGACAG ATGTACTCCAAATCCATGTGAACATGAAGGCAGATGCATCCAGTCATGGGATGATTTCATATGCCTGTGTGAAAACACAGGCTATAAAGGAGAAGTCTGTCACATGT CGGTTTATAAAGAGTCATGCGAGGCCTATAGACTCAGTGGAAAGTATTGGTCTGGAAACTACACCATTGATCCAGATCTCAGTGGGCCGTTGAAACCATTTGAGGTGTACTGCAAAATGAAGT CATATAAAGCTTGGACAGTGATCATGCATGATCGAGTGGAAGGTATCAAGGTGACCGGGAGTACGATATACCAGCCATATATTGCAGATGTCAACTACTGGAATGCCTCATGGGACGAGGTGACTGCTCTAGCCAACACCTCTATGTACTGTGAGCAGTGGATTGACTACTCCTGCTATAAGTCCCGCCTACTCAACACACCCA ATGGAAGGCCTTTCGGGTATTGGATTGGTCGAAACAATGAGAGCCACTATTACTGGGGAGGGACTTTTAGAGAAGTCCAAAAATGTGGCTGTGCTATCAACCAAACCTGTATTGACCCTAAGTTTCAATGCAATTGTGATGCTGACTATAGACAATG GTACTCTGACAAAGGTTACTTGGACTTTAGAGACCATCTTCCTGTGAGGAGGGTGGTGGTCGGAGACACCAACAGGACTGGCTCAGAGGCACAAGTCACAGTTGGACCACTCCGCTGCCATGGCGACA GGAACATTTGGAACACTATAGCCTTTGTCAAGCCTACCTACATCACCTTCCCCACACTGAGGCCTGGAAACACTATTGACATCTCCTTCCACTTCAAAACTTATCGGGAACACTGCGTTTTCTTGGAGAACTCTGACGAACATCTGAAAAATTTCATAAGAGTAGAGCTGAATA ccACCCATaatcttgtctttgtgttcttGGTTGGTGATGGCATCCTTAATGTGACCTTACATTCTCCTGTACAGCTTAATGACAATGAGTGGCACTTTGTTCAGGCTGAACTTAATGTTAAGGTGGCCAGAATTAAGGTAGACTACCAACCCTGGGCTGTTACACGCTTTCCAGGTCAGACCTTTATCACTATGAACTTCACGCATCCTCTTCTTGTAG gTGCTTCTAACCGAACCCTGAGACCTTTCTTGGGGTGTCTTCGAGGGTTGCGCATAAATGGAGTTCCGCTTGATTTAGAGGGAAAGGTCAATGAAGAGCAAGGTGTGAGAAGAAACTGCACAGGCGAGTGTCTCAACGCTTCAATACCATGTCGAAACAGCGGCCAGTGTATCGAGGGATATGCCTCCTATACTTGTGACTGCAACAACACAGCCTTTGATGgtttttactgtcataaag acaTTGGAGCTTACTTTGAGGTTGGATCGTGGATGCGGTACAACATAAGAAAAAAGCCAATATCGGATGAGGCAGCATGGGCCAACTGGATCGACCCGCACTATGACAATTTCAGCCTTGGCTACAATGACACAGCGGATGACATAGAGTTTAGTTTCAGCACGGTTCACAAACCAGCTGTACTCCTCTACATAAGCTCCTTTGTCCAGGACTACATTGCTATCATCCTCAAATACGACG GTAGCGTTGATTTGAGATACAAGCTgggactcataacacacaagtATCAGCTGACTCCACGAAACCTGGCAGATGGATACCCTCACTATGTTAACATAACAAGACACAACAGAACCATCAAAACACAG GTGGATTACATGGAGCCCATTGTAGAAAAGATAACTTTGGTCGAAGATGCAAGGTTTGACTCTCCAAAGTCCATGTTCCTTGGCCGAGTGATGG AGGTTGGTGACATTGACTATGAGATCCAGAAACATAATGCTCCAGGTTTCATTGGCTGTATATCTGGAGTGAGATATAACGTCTACGCCCCACTGAAGGCCATGTTCCGGCCAAATGAAACAAATCCTCCGGTAATGACACAAGGTTACGTCTCCGAGTCCAACTGTGGTGCCTTCCCTCCTGTCCTGGGCTATGTACCCTGGGAGGCAGACCCCTGGTTTACCACTATAG AGTATATTTATATCCATGATGATCTTGGTCTATTTTGGATAACAG TCATCGTTCTCCTGGCACTGCTGCTGCTTTGCGGAGGCTTGTACAGCATCTACGTCTACGCTTACCAGCAGAAAGGCAGTTACAACACCAATGAACCAAAAAACCTGGAGTCTCCTAGCAGCTCGAGGCCGCTGACCGAGACCCTGCGGAGGGAAATAAAGAAACTTCCAGAAATCGAAGAGGAGTTCAGGGCCAAATAG
- the ezh1 gene encoding histone-lysine N-methyltransferase EZH1, whose product MEETPATGSAPAPRAAAPTPTPPPPTLPSSRSLLEWRRRVKSEYMRLRQLKRLKKVEQVKNLFRSNREKIEEQTNILNAEWCKLRIQSIPLSPSAGALANKKTCTVEFGFPGFKAQTIAVRPLSTVTGMPFMYSWSPLQHNFMVEDETFLHNIPYMGDEVLEQDEAFLEELIDNYDGVHGDREGGFISDEIFKELVEALSQYSDHDEEEEEEASTAKMGKTEDEKVMRRSSVEGSEESKAGSGTFVRRKRRNTTEVRDLSSSKRIPSDMIFTAIASMFPYKGTTEELKEKYKDLLDPASQVKLPPLCTPNLDGPFAKSVQREQSLHSFHTLFCRRCFKYDCFLHPFHASPNVYKRKSKEIRMETEPCGADCFLLQKGAKEFIDQNVLRSQRSRRRRRQPRPTSSGVPGPSRSAEENKDGDSDRETTSSSEGNSRSQTPTKLCPGDDDGEQKACCVVQWSGAEESLFRVLRGTYFNNLCSIARLIGTKNCKEVYEFAMKEFLIHRVPLEDGGILPQKKKRKHRLWAKIQLKKDNSSNQVYNYQPCDHPDHPCDTSCPCVMTQNFCEKFCQCENECQNRFPGCRCKTQCNTKQCPCYLAVRECDPDLCMTCGAAEHWDSKVVSCKNCSIQRGLKKHLLLAPSDVAGWGTFIKEPVQKNEFISEYCGELISQDEADRRGRIYDKYMSSFLFNLNNDFVVDATRKGNKIRFANHSVNPNCYAKVVMVNGDHRIGIFAKRAILQGEELFFDYRYSQADALKYVGIEREVDVT is encoded by the exons ATGGAGGAAACACCTGCAACAGGTTCAGCCCCTGCCCCCAGAGCCGCTGCACCAACTCCAACACCCCCACCTCCCACCTTGCCCTCCTCTCGGAGCCTGCTGGAGTGGAGGCGGAGAGTCAAGTCTGAATACATGCGCCTTCGCCAATTAAAACGCCTTAAGAAAGTGGAACAAGTCAAG AATCTCTTCAGGTCCAACAGGGAAAAGATTGAGGAGCAGACAAATATTCTGAATGCAGAGTGGTGCAAACTCAGGATTCAGTCCATCCCTCTTTCACCCTCTGCTGGAGCTCTGGCAAACAAGAAG ACATGTACTGTTGAGTTCGGATTCCCTGGATTCAAAGCGCAAACTATTGCAGTGAGGCCGCTGTCAACTGTGACAGGAATGCCCTTCATGTACTCCTGGTCGCCTCTGCAGCACAATTTCATG gtgGAGGATGAGACGTTTCTACATAACATCCCCTACATGGGTGATGAGGTCCTGGAACAGGATGAAGCCTTTCTGGAGGAGCTCATTGACAACTACGATGGTGTCCATGGCGACCGAG AGGGGGGGTTCATCAGTGACGAGATCTTTAAAGAGCTGGTGGAAGCTCTGAGCCAGTACTCAGACCACgacgaggaggaagaggaagaggccTCGACAgcaaaaatgggaaaaacagAGGACGAGAAAGTGATGAGAAGAAGCTCAGTGGAGGGTTCAGAGGAGTCCAAAGCTGGATCTGGGACATTcgtcaggaggaagaggagaaacaCCACAGAGG TGAGGGACTTGAGCAGCAGTAAGAGAATCCCCAGCGATATGATATTTACAGCTATCGCCTCCATGTTCCCCTACAAAGGCACCACTGAGGAACTAAAGGAAAA ATATAAAGACCTCCTGGACCCTGCTAGTCAGGTTAAGCTTCCTCCTCTCTGCACACCCAACCTGGACGGACCGTTTGCAAAATCAGTGCAGAGAGAGCAGTCGCTGCACTCTTTCCACACTCTCTTCTGCAGACGTTGCTTCAAATACGACTGTTTTCTCCACC cTTTTCATGCATCACCCAATGTTTACAAGAGGAAGAGCAAGGAGATCCGCATGGAGACTGAACCATGTGGTGCTGACTGCTTCCTGTTACAG AAAGGGGCTAAAGAGTTTATCGATCAGAACGTGCTGCGGTCACAGAGATCTCGGAGGAGACGGAGGCAGCCGCGTCCAACCAGCTCTGGCGTCCCTGGACCGTCTCGTTCTGCTGaagaaaacaaagatggcgACAGCGACCGTGAAACAACCTCCTCCTCAG AAGGAAATTCACGGTCCCAGACTCCCACCAAGCTGTGTCCAGGAGACGATGACGGGGAGCAGAAGGCGTGCTGTGTGGTCCAGTGGAGTGGAGCAGAGGAGTCGTTGTTCAGGGTGCTGCGCGGGACATATTTCAACAACCTCTGCTCCATCGCTCGCCTCATCGGCACCAAGAACTGCAAAGAG GTGTACGAATTTGCAATGAAAGAGTTTTTGATCCATCGTGTTCCTTTGGAGGACGGAGGCATCTTGcctcagaagaagaaaagaaaacacag gttATGGGCAAAGATTCAGCTGAAGAAAG ATAACTCTTCCAATCAGGTGTACAACTACCAGCCATGTGATCATCCTGACCACCCGTGTGATACGTCTTGTCCTTGTGTGATGACCCAGAATTTCTGTGAGAAGTTCTGCCAGTGTGAAAACGAGT GTCAGAACCGCTTCCCGGGCTGCAGGTGTAAGACTCAGTGTAACACCAAACAGTGTCCATGCTACCTGGCTGTGAGGGAGTGTGACCCAGACCTCTGCATGACCTGTGGTGCTGCAGAACACTGGGACAGCAAGGTGGTCTCCTGCAAAAACTGCAGCATCCAGAGGGGCCTCAAAAAG CACCTTCTGCTGGCTCCGTCAGATGTCGCTGGGTGGGGAACCTTCATCAAAGAGCCGGTTCAGAAAAATGAGTTCATTTCTGAGTACTGTGGAGAG CTGATCTCTCAGGATGAGGCGGACCGGCGTGGAAGAATCTACGATAAATACATGTCCAGCTTTCTTTTCAACTTAAACAATG ACTTTGTTGTGGATGCCACACGGAAGGGGAACAAAATACGCTTTGCAAATCATTCAGTGAATCCCAACTGCTACGCAAAAG TGGTGATGGTAAATGGGGACCATCGGATTGGAATATTTGCCAAACGGGCAATCCTTCAGGGAGAGGAGCTTTTCTTTGACTACAG ATACAGCCAAGCTGATGCCCTTAAATATGTGGGTATAGAGAGAGAGGTAGATGTGACTTAG